Proteins encoded within one genomic window of Chrysemys picta bellii isolate R12L10 chromosome 6, ASM1138683v2, whole genome shotgun sequence:
- the LOC135972275 gene encoding myb/SANT-like DNA-binding domain-containing protein 2 yields the protein MQADNRKRAPAWTVREVLDLIAIWGEDSVLAELRSKRRNAKTFEKISKGMMERGHNRDSDQCRVKVKELRQAYQKTKEANSRSGSEPRTCCFYAELHAILGGAATTTPPVIMDSGSGIVSSATPEDSVDGGEEEEEDELAESTQHSVIPNSQDLFLSLTEVPSQPSQASIQDPDPMEGTSAAANSSSLPLPSRRLSQIRRRKKKTRDEMFAEIMESSHSDRAHLNEWKETVSKYRKEASEREDRRDQREDMRDQREDRRDQREERRDARDEVAAGRSEEAGCNAGAAA from the exons atgcaggccgataatcgaaaaagagcaccagcatggaccgtgagggaggtactggatctgatcgctatatggggagaggattcagtgctagcagaacttcgttctaaaagacgaaatgccaaaacttttgaaaaaatctccaagggcatgatggagagaggccataatagggactcagatcagtgccgcgtgaaagtcaaggagctcagacaagcctatcaaaaaacaaaggaggcaaacagtcgctctgggtcagagccgcggacatgctgcttctacgccgagctgcatgcaattctagggggggccgccaccactaccccacctgtgatcatggattccgggtcggggatagtctcatcagctacacctgaggattctgtcgatgggggagaggaggaggaggaggatgagcttgcagagagcacacagcactccgttatccccaacagccaggatctttttctcagcctgactgaagtaccctcccaaccctcccaagccagtatccaagaccctgaccccatggaagggacctcag cagctgcaaattcctcaagcctccctcttccatcccgaaggctatcacagataaggcgtcgtaagaagaagacgcgagacgagatgtttgcagaaattatggaatccagccacagtgacagagctcatctgaatgagtggaaggaaacggtttcaaagtataggaaagaagccagtgaacgtgaggacaggagggaccaacgtgaggacatgagggaccaacgtgaggacaggagggaccaacgtgaggagaggagagacgctcgagacgaggtggcggcaggaagatcagaggaggcaggatgcaacgctggggctgctgcgtga